TATGTCTTGTTCGAGCAAGAGGGGGCTTGGACTGCAAGCAGTCTGCccatatgtgtgtgcgtgtgtgtgcgtgcaggacccGGGATGCACGTATTAAGAAACGATTAGTGGAGATTAAAGCTCTGCCCCAGAGTCTGCTTGCACGACTCCAGGCAACAAGAATGACCaacccctccctcctcctcaccctgCAGTGCCCCCTGTGGAGCCACTGAAGCTCCCGGCTGCAGGCGAGCCGGTTGGCCGGAGGGAAGGATCGATGGGGCtacctcttccctcctctctcttctcagTGATCTTCCACCACTAAATATATTGCCCCCTTTAGAACAGAGCCCGAGCACTCACGCTGCAGTATGGCTGCCGAGATTGGATGGTTATTATGACTTCCAATCAGATTCAAAGTCAGTTGATGGATCTGATGATTGGAAGAGTGCATCGCGGTCTGCTGCATGATGATGTAACCATGTCACACACATTGCACCACTTCTAAAAGAATAACTATGAGGCAGAACTGCTAGGAATGCAGGTGAAGTAACATATATTTATACAGAACAAAATGTTTAAGGGCATATTTATGTGAAATTTCCAAATATAAGTTTTAAAGAATGTGTTACAAATAAGAAAACCTACATTTAGTAAAGATAAAATGACACTGATGAAGTGACTGATGCACAGCAAGTGTAAAAAGTTCATTAAAATAGAAAAGAGTAAATAAAAACCGTCATGTTGTCAACTACTGTTGTTTgtactttcaaattaaaagtctCCAAAGCTTCATTTGCAACTTGAAATTTAGTGTGctgtaaaattattattaaaaacaaaGGCAATAACAGAAAATTGTAGTATTCTagttagttttttaaaatgtagtaaTTAAGGGGCACAGTGGATGGAATAGACGACATTAGTTTGTGACCTGTTCTGTTTCATAACTCATTTAGGTTCAGCTTTAATCACACAGGAAAAAGGTTTCAGCGCACTTAGTGTGAGTGTCGCTGAGAGGATGGAGGTGAGGAGAGAAGCAGAAGGAGTGACTTAGGCAGCACGAGGTGCAGACCTTTTTCCAAGAAAGCCCGCTAATAAGGCCTCTAATCTGCAGTGACACTTTGCATGCGTGCCCCACACCTACAATGACAACACATTCAAACATAGGTTTCCTCTTTCCTGCCTGGACCATCACATTGCGCTCGAGCTCACCGTGAGGTGCCAAGCTGAGATTACAAGAGGCggtgtaaaagaaacaaaataaaatgggaTATTTTCATCTGTGCGAATGCAACCTGGCTTTAATCTGGAGGAAGAGCGGGATACACACTGACGCCTGATAGATTAAGGCCTGAACgcttctctctctgttctgcTCTGCAACAGAAGGGCCCTGCTAGCAAATCCCAGGCTTTAAAGCAGAGGAGGTTCGGGCAGCTTATGATGTAATCAAGGCCCTGTCTGTCACGGCAGGAAAGGTGGGGGTGCTGCAGAGGAAAGTGTGGAGGTTATTGGGTTTTTTGGCAAGTGGCAATGAATAATGTggcattttacaaaaaaaaaggaataaagcTGTGAAGTTGGCATCATCGAATATCAAACATAAAGCTTGTGTGTGGCCTTGCAGAGGCAGAAGAAGGTCAGCCGGTTGCAAGATTTAGTATGGAGTCTTTTCGAAACAGGCAAGTCAGGTCTCAACTCATATGGGATGAGAATAGTTATTGATAAATGAATAACAAAAATATCAGAAGGTGGTAGCTATATTTACTGAATTTCAAGTGCTATACTATTTGGTGTACACATGGTACTTTATAATTAGACATTCTATATGGTCTCGACTGATGCTGTGAAATAGACTTCAGTACTGTAAAATTGGAATTttctcaacatatttttttaattttggaaaTGTATTGAGTAAATGAAAGTGAAAAGTCAAGAATAAAGatcatttttatgacatttttaaggACTACTGAGTCATCGTAGTACTCTCAAGAAGCAGCACAGTTTCAAAGTTGTGTTAATAAAAGTTGTTCATGAACAGATTAAACATATAAAGATGCTGACAGCTACACATCCAACACTCACACTGGTATTTAAAGTTGAGGATGCAGTGTGACAACAAAATAtgttaatgtgtttgtttctaCATGATAAATGTAATAATGGTGCTACTTTAAACTGATTTGGACTCCACCAAATCTCagaaaaaacatctggaaataCTCTGCTAAATAATCAACTGTATTCTCTAAATGTGCGTGTGTATGTTCATTAGGTGTTTTTATGTATATGGCTGTGTAAAGAGGTTGATTAAAATTGTGAGACTAAActataaaatgtatataaagCATACTGCAGCATTAAAAGTTATGTTTGCTTTAAGATGCTAGAAGTTCGTAGACATTTAATGTGAGTATGAAAAATACTTCAGCATTTCTTATATTTTTAGATGTCTGATTAATAACAGAGAGGAACTGTTTTAATGGTGAACAGCAGCCATTTTATTGgacattattttttcaaatacaCAATTCTGGTGACAGTTAAACTGACTGTTACAGTTGCATCAAACTAAGTTGATTCTTGTCAAGCGTGTTTTCGTCgcaaaggttgtttttttttttttttgcatcacaaATACTGCAGTATGACCAATGTCCCGTGATTTCACAGAGTGATGCAGATCACCGAGTCTTCAGCGACATACAAAGGAGTTCATGTTTAGAACAACATACCAAGGGGTGCTCCTCCTATCCATGCACTGGAAAAGAAACAAGATTTGGTCAACAAAAAGACTCCTGGAAGAAGTCAAGCTCAGCAAATCCAGCAGTAAAAAACACCTTGATGTACTGTATATCCTGAGTCTTCGCAAATTTTGGCATGTGCGTGGACTACAGTGGAACAGAACAGGGAAAAGGACACGACAAGACGCGATATTTTTATCATCTAACGTGAGAAAATGTTGGGGAGTGTCTACAGCTCAGAAGCTGTTCTGGAGAGAGAAGGAGATTCAGGTAGACAGAGTGGAATTTTCCAACAGTGACCGAGGAAATGGGGAAACAGAGAGGAGTGATTTCTGACTATGGCACTGAATTTGTTTAATGTatcctaaaaacaaaacagtcaagAACACAGAAGATACCGAAAAATCCAGAACAATGATAGGTAACACACTCTGAGTGGAGCAGTGGTGGCTTTCCTCCTGGGCTTTTTGGTTCGGCTTTTGTTTTAAGTAAAGGTTAAttgtaaagaaataaatacTTAATACTCCACAACACAGAGCTTAAAAAACATGAAGCTAAATGGGAAACAAAAATTACATCAACAAAAGCAATATCTTTACATAGTAAACACAATGCATTAATAACTCACTTTTCCTTCCCCTGCAgatgtacatttaaaaatatatttgacaTTGTACATGGCGACAGTGATGTCTTGGAAAACGGGAGAGATAAACAAATCTCCAAGGTGGCCTTTCAGTGCTTTTCTACTCCTTCCAAGGTCCCAAGTGTCACTGCTCCAGGGTCACAACCTCCACTGCCTGGCCGTCCAGCGTGACAGTGTTCTCTATGCGTGTGGCGACAGGTGCCATGGCAACCTGGACGGGCCGGTTGCCTTGGGCGAGGCTGGTCACGACGGTCTGGTACATGCTGACGGGGATCTGGACCAGACCTGAGGAAATATAAGAGGGACCTGTTGGAGTTGGATGCAAAACACAAGCAGCATTAACTGAACTTCTGTGGgttttttctgtacatttcaGATTCCACTGTACTATCAAATACTGCTCTTAATCCGGAGGAAACCGTATTGAGAGTTTATGGTTTACACTGTGTGTAGAAGGCCATCCAGTCCAGGTAGGTGTCTGTGACAGGAGGCAGCCATGTTACACAGAAGGCATTTCCGAACAATGGTCCGATTGAACGTCCTCAGCTAGCTCGCTTCCCCCATtcccagctgtgtgtgtgtgtgtgtaaatgtgtgtgtgtgcgcctgtAGGGATTATTGCTGCAGTCACGTGGGCCTCTGCCCCACCCTACAAGCTGTCACAGTGTCACAGCCAGGCAAGAAGGTCAGTGCAGGGGATGGCAGTAGCTCATGCCCGCTCCCATTACGCTGAGCTTAGACGCTGGACATTAAACGCAACAAGTACACATTAATACATAACTGGGATGGATTCAAATCTGTTTTACAGCACACACTGTTTAAAGATTTTCAAAAGCGTGAACACAAATCATGCATTTTTCTAACTATAACCCCAGAGCTCCCAAAATAACTCCCTATTGTCAAGTTAGCTTGCGATTGTCTACCCCCTTTTTCGGCTCTTGCTAAGCCCTCTTGCCGGTGATTTGTGACAGTGTTAAGTTGTGCTGATGCAGGTAATTATGTTGGCAGTGATTACAGAGGGGGGCTTAGACCTGGCACAGTACGGACACGGCACAGCTCCTAACTGAAGTGCCTCACTTGACCACTCGAACGTTGCCACTCCGACATTAAGGGTTATCCCTGGTGTAACTGTGCTTATGTACATGTGTGTCTGCGTGCCTTTGTGAGTGAAGGGTCACTACACAAGCCAATCAGCGGCGTGTCTGGGCCAGTGCACTTCAAACGCCGCTCTTCACTGCTGTGTAGCACTACAGTGATTAGCTAAGGTCAATAGTGGGGAGAAGGACTGGCTTTGGCAGCTCCATTAGATGGTTAAGTGAGCTATTGCAGCCAAATGACTCCTTATGGTTTAGGaagcaaaatgtcaaacaacaaAGGCTGCAGATGTTAGATTTGAATAACTTGAATTTACTTGTGAGTATAAATGTACAAATGTACACGGGCATATTGTATGTActtttgtattttcacagtgctTTACCAAGTACTTCCTGTCAGGTTGTTTTCAGATAAATGTGTGAGTTCCCATCGTCTCGTTTTACCCAGACTAcctaaattttcaaaaaatggttCAGACAGTAAAAATGTCCATTTAGTCATAAAATTCCTGACAATCAGAACAccttaattttctatttttgtccCCCGTAACTATAATTGCTGCTGTGGGAAAGATGCTGTGCTTCCCAGGTTTGCCTCCAACAATTAGAACAACTTGTTCAAATATCTGAACATGGGTCCTAAATCTGGAAGGCTTTGACATTTGAAGATATTAAtacatgtttgtatttttatgtagaCAAGTAAAATGAATACTTTTGGCTTCATTTCTTTAACTGTACCTGTAATGCTAAGCTAATTAGGTTTAGCGTTTTTATACATGCATCAGTGCTGTGATGATGCTGGTTATGAGGTTGAGATGATAGAGACACACAGCATTGTCTGAGTTTTGAGGGGCCGATATTGTTGTGGAAAGTGAGATTATGTGTGTGACTATATGGTATATAGAGGAGCAAGAGAAGTTGGGGTTGTGTGCTGACAGCTGGTCCAGTGATTAGACTATGAACTGATAATGGAGTGGATCAAAGCTCTTTCGGACGGCCCCTGAGGGACCCCTTCATGCCCCTGGACTagtgcactgtgtgtgtgtgtgtgtgtgtgtgtgtgtgtgtgtgtgtgtgtgtgtgtgtgtgtgtgtgtgtgtgtgtgtgtgttacatgcATGCTACTGATTAGATGACATGgcgaaaaagaaaaagattgaCAGTTTGCAAGATGTGTCTGTAGCCAGGTCTACATTGGCTTTGCTATTGTACATGCTACTGACTATGTGCCAGCAGAAAGAAATTAGATGTAAAAACCACAAAGTGTCTTTGTATCTGATGcttattttcactttaatatCCGTATTCATCGGActactgacatttacatactaCTTCAAGTCATCAATTTCAGTTTAGTAGCTTCTCCCTCTTTACCAACCCATTGACAAGCAGCATCTTCATGTTCGATCCCGTGGATGGTGCCTAAACATATGCTAGAAATGGTTGTTCATGCTCTCCAATGAGGATGTAAGGCTGTCACTACATACTGGTGCAGTCCCAGCAGACACACTGCACCAGCTGTGCATTTAGGGAGGGTCGACCTTCAATAATGTGTCTTTAAAAGAAGGGTTATATTGCTACAAGATACACACgcaaaaacacaccatctgtCCCATCAGCACAGAGTAGATTAGAATGTGGGGGGCTCAGAAGGTTCATGGCAGTGCTGCTGGTGGGAAGCTTACACTCAGTGGGGTTAATTACAAATGTCACTGGCTAAGGAACGTACATAATTATTAAAGATGTGGTGGTGAACATTTGTTGGTAGAACTGTTCAGTTATCTGTTGCTTTATCTAGATATTTCACAGTGGAAAAATCTcactaaatatttttattcCAGCTGTTATAATAATTTGTAATTGTACTTCTCAACTCACAATTTAATCCAAATGAATGTGTAAACTATTCAGTGTTTATCATATAATCAGATTACTGATAGAAAATTAGGGCTGAGCTGATGATCAGTGCTGATGCTTGGTGGCTAACTAATAAAAGTGACTTTACCACAAGTTAATTTGAGGTGTATTTAACATGTTGCCTCAGTGTTGGTGATACTATGATAATATGTGGGATGAACAGGTACCTGTGGCATCTTGAACCCCTGCCAGTGCCCCGACGGCAGCTGCTGTCTCTGCCAGGACAATCTGCCCTCCTCCTTGTAGAGTGGCTTCTGCCAATGTCGCTACAGCATGTGCCGCTGCCTCACTGCAACACACAATATATGCAAAAGCATGTTCAATTtaaaatacacagacacacaagaagGATGGTGATACTAGGGCTTCCAGATACAGTCTTGGTGCAAAGCCTAAAAGCtgcctctcacacacacacacaccgtctgCTTGGTAAAGGCGAGGGTTATTAGAGAGATGTGGGGTGAAGAGGAAGGAGTGTAGGAGCTGTAAGAGGCTTTTCTAGTCTGGACTTATGGAGAATCTGTCACATCTCCCCAAAGGACAGGTGCTATGGGCCCAACAAGGCAGTTTTATTAACCAGATCTATACAGTGGAATTACCACAAGCTTATAACCACACCAGCTTTGTTATGAACTAATGGAACCGTTCACAGATTGGTTGATAATCACATCTGAGATGGAAATACAGATGgacagaaaggaggaggaggagctgcgaGAGTAGAGACAGTAGGCGGgataatgaagccttcatgacaGACGTCAAATTTTGACCATTTCTGTAATCAGTCCTGGCAGACAAAGACAAGCTGAGTTAgtcattttttggtttagtggTTAACATTTTGTGCTATAAACTAAATCTTTATTACACCAATTGACAGTAGATCATCGAAACTAGCAGGGATTTGCCCTTAACCACCGCTAATGAATTTTGATGCATGATAaggtgtcatttttggtcacgCTGTCAACACAGCGGAAAAGACAGACTCTCCTTCCCCCTCTGGAGCcggaaaacagacaaaatgttccAGAGCCTGTGGAGCAGTGAGCCCAGAGTAGCTCAGCACAGGTAAACAGCAGgcggggaggagagaggaaggaggactCAGGTGGGTGCAGGTAACAAGCCCCGAAGGGACGTGATCATACACGTGAAATGATCACCTCGACAGTGCTGCCTTGAAAAAATGGCGAGCATCTCACCATCAGGCGGTTGAATTCAGCAAGTTAAATGCCTTAAAGGCTCTAGATAAGAACCTGAAAGATCATGAAATTCAAAAATGTAGATCGTGAGGCTGCTAGCAGAAGCATAGCCTGTTATAACTGCAGCTAAAGACTACAGCAAATGATTTTTCACTTGCTGTAATCAGGTCACCATATGAGACATCATTTAAGATCCTGTTTTAGATCCCATCTGAATACAAgggtgtgtgttttctctccagaAAAACAATACATTGACAACAACCCCTGAACATGCCGACCTCTGACAGGTAATATACTTACAACAGAGTCTATAAtatgactgaaaacattttacaataGTACTACTCACAATATTTTAATTACAGGTACAATCATGTATTTATCCCCTTCACGAGTATTTTTGgtttaaataaacaaagctgttaGCACATACAGTATGTCGCTAACAATCAGTTTAATGGTTTTGCACCTTGATGCTGCTGCTATAAAGACTACAAACTAATTAATTAGATGCTGAACCAGGACGAGAATTCGTTGACTCCTATCTCAAGGGTCCCATTTTCAAGCAGTAGTCAGAGGAGCTTATGCAATAATGGATTCTTCTTGGACTCTGTAGTGTTTGCTAGCTCCTCTGCTGAATCTCTCATGTGAATTTGATCAGTTAAAGCTAAATCCTACAGCATGACTACATGTGTTTCTCTATCAGCACATTTATAAGCTTGAGGAAACAAGCCACAAATGAAAGTATGGGCTTTCTTAGGACTGACATGTTAAAAATCAGGAGATCAGTTCGCTTTAAAATGTCACTAGGATTTTTCAAATGAGAACAAAACACAGTGTTTCTGAATATAAAAACGCTAAAAGTTATGTTCTAATCCCTCAACTCTCTTGATGCCTTCCTCTGGAGTGCCAGAGCTACTTGAAGCATTAAAGCACTGCTAAATATTGTAGCAAAAACCACACGTTACAACACCAAATTCTCTCCAGATCACCTGTTGAGAGCCATCGTGACTGTTGCTCCGGGCTGGATCTCTTGActggcagcaacagcagcttcagCCAGCGATGCCACAGCCTGCGTGGCCTCTGATGCTTGGGTGGTTTGGATTGTCATCTCCCCGCCCTGGAGGGTGGCCCAGTTTTGCTCCAcctagacaaaaaacacaaaataactgaCCACCAGCAATAGGGTAACAAGCATTGTGCAAATATAGCTGTTGTTGGATTGCTGATCTTCTGGTTGTGATTTTGTGGTGCTGAACGGACAGCTCCCATTAAATGTGCTTTGTACTGAGAGGTTAGTGCCAACGTTTTTAACCTCCTCAGGATACTTGGTTGGTCTATGATTTAATGTGTCTCAGAAAATTAAGGAGTAGTTGATCTGGAGTTCATTACTACATCAATAAGAGAATAGCACTCTCTTGCATATTATATTATTGTACATATGAGATATGTAACATGAGTATTACCTCTCCATCAGTCACAGTTGAGTAGTTGACCTGAGCCACTGTTACACCAGGAAGCTCTGAAGCGTCTGCCAGAGTGGCAACTGTGTGTCCTGTGCCAACCTGAGGGAAATATGAATGCACAGTGTATCAAACTCAAATGAGTGTTtaatttcaaaaagaaaaaacacaaaagtgccATTCAAGAGTGTAATGATCATACAGCAATTTCAACGCACCTGGATAAGCGAGACGGTTCCATCAGGGTTGTTGATGGTCTGTACCACAGTTTGTGATGGCACGAGATGAGCGATGCTCTGTGCAGTGGTCAGGTGGTGCTGGGTGGTGGCTGTCGCGGTTACCTGCTGGTCTTCAAAAGCATATAATAGATCCTCACGGCCGTGCTGCTTGTAGCAGTTCTTCACTATAGTTCGCAACGCCTGCGTCCACGACACCTGAGGAAGTGTAGGCACAAGTTAATGTGGGCAATCATTTTTAAGGCtatgtaaaagaataaatggcaaagatgaATGATGTAGAATGGGATCAGAGAGATATGTTAAAGGAAGTGTTGGTCTTTTTGGGGGATACACCGTGGTCCTTTCTTTCCCCTCAAATCATATCAGAAAGTCAATACCAAGACACTCTGCTTAAAGTCTCTCTCTGGACATGTA
This is a stretch of genomic DNA from Acanthochromis polyacanthus isolate Apoly-LR-REF ecotype Palm Island chromosome 1, KAUST_Apoly_ChrSc, whole genome shotgun sequence. It encodes these proteins:
- the nrf1 gene encoding nuclear respiratory factor 1 isoform X1, whose protein sequence is MEEHGVHQTEHMTTIEASAVSQQVHVATFTEASMMSAEEDSTSSPDDDPYDDTDILNSAGTDEVTAHLAAAGPVGMAAAAAVATGKKRKRPHIFESNPSIRKRQQTRLLRKLRATLDEYTTRVGQQAIVLCISPSKPNPVFKVFGAAPLENVVRKYKSMMLEDLENALAEHAPAGGELASELPPLTIDGIPVSVDKMTQAQLRAFIPEMLKYSTGRGKPGWGKESCKPVWWPEDIPWANVRSDVRTEEQKQRVSWTQALRTIVKNCYKQHGREDLLYAFEDQQVTATATTQHHLTTAQSIAHLVPSQTVVQTINNPDGTVSLIQVGTGHTVATLADASELPGVTVAQVNYSTVTDGEVEQNWATLQGGEMTIQTTQASEATQAVASLAEAAVAASQEIQPGATVTMALNSEAAAHAVATLAEATLQGGGQIVLAETAAAVGALAGVQDATGPSYISSGLVQIPVSMYQTVVTSLAQGNRPVQVAMAPVATRIENTVTLDGQAVEVVTLEQ
- the nrf1 gene encoding nuclear respiratory factor 1 isoform X2, giving the protein MEEHGVHQTEHMTTIEASAVSQQVHVATFTEASMMSAEEDSTSSPDDDPYDDTDILNSAGTDEVTAHLAAAGPVGMAAAAAVATGKKRKRPHIFESNPSIRKRQQTRLLRKLRATLDEYTTRVGQQAIVLCISPSKPNPVFKVFGAAPLENVVRKYKSMMLEDLENALAEHAPAGGELASELPPLTIDGIPVSVDKMTQAQLRAFIPEMLKYSTGRGKPGWGKESCKPVWWPEDIPWANVRSDVRTEEQKQRVSWTQALRTIVKNCYKQHGREDLLYAFEDQQVTATATTQHHLTTAQSIAHLVPSQTVVQTINNPDGTVSLIQVGTGHTVATLADASELPGVTVAQVNYSTVTDGEVEQNWATLQGGEMTIQTTQASEATQAVASLAEAAVAASQEIQPGATVTMALNSEAAAHAVATLAEATLQGGGQIVLAETAAAVGALAGVQDATGLVQIPVSMYQTVVTSLAQGNRPVQVAMAPVATRIENTVTLDGQAVEVVTLEQ